Below is a genomic region from Petrotoga sp. 9PW.55.5.1.
GCTGTTATGTTGCCAATGTAATGAATATTATGCCATCTTTTCCCCATATTTTCGAGGGACCTTATCTTCGCTTTTGGCATAAAGAGCTTTTGAAGTAAGTGCAATATTACATATAGGTTAGCTATGAAAAAAACAAAAGCTGTTGCTCCTCCCAATGCTAAACCAATGTTCACACTTTGAGGTATACTTTCCATTTTAATCCCTCTTTTTATATGTTTTATAAATAATAAACCCATATCATAAAAATGTACTTAAAATTAATTTATATTTTTAACACATTTTAAAAAATATTAATTTAATAATTCGTTATGCAAAAAATACATGTCTTTATACTTTTCAACCATTTTTACAAAGAAAGCATAATATTTCTTATACAATTCTACAGAATTAAATTGAGGTTCAAAAGTTTCTTCTGTTTTTATCATTATCTTTCCAGCTTCTTCTATATTGTTGTAAACCCCAAGAGTTGTAAAAGCTAACATTGATTCACCAATTAGAGTAGCGTTTTCAGTTTTTGATTTAGTTATTGGAAGATTAAAAATATCAGCTAAAATTTGAACCCAAGCGTTACTTTTGCTTCCCGATCCGCCTATTATTAATTTGTCGAACTTCACACTATTTTCTTCAAGAGCGGTTTTTATCATATTTAACCCGTAACCAATTCCTTCGTATATAGATCTAGCCATGTGATTTAAGTTGTGATGTGTTTTTAATCCAAAAAAACTTCCGCTTGACAGACTTCCTATTCGGGGATCACGTTCTCCAGTTAAAAAAGGAAAACAAATTACTCCTTCTGAACCAGCCTTTATTTTAGAAGCTTTATTAGATATTTCTTCATAATCTACTTCTTTTGCTAGGTTGTTCTTAAACCAATCAATTACTACCCCTGCATTATTTACTGCTCCACCAATAGCCCACATTCCAGGAAGAAGTGCATAGGTTTGAAGCCTGTTTAGGCCAGTTTTATCTAGTAATGGTTGATTATATGCGCTTCTAAACATAGCTGTTGTTCCTAAATTACATACTGCGCTATTTTTGTATCCACCCATACCAAGTATCATGGCTCCACCATCGTAAACTCCTAACATTATTGGTATTTCGTAGTTTAAACCTATTTTTTTTGCAACTTCCTTATTGATTTTATCAACAATAACATTACCAGCTACAAGCTCAGGAAGCTGTTCTTTACTTATTCCTATCTTCGATACTAAATCATCATCCCATTTTTGAGATTCTATGTCTAAAAGTTGGGTGACAGAAGCTAGACTTGCTTCAGTGTAGTAATTTCCTGTGAGTTTGTATGTAAAAAAGCTTTTAATGTCTAAAAATTTATAAGTTTTTGAAAATATTTCCGGTTTTTCCTTTTTTAACCATAATATTCTTGCTATAGTGTAATTAAAAGCTGGGGGACATCCGGTTTTTTTGTATATTTCCTCAAGAGAATATTTTTTTTCGACGTCATTCATTATATTTTTAGAGCGAGTGTCCAAAAGAGTAACCATGCCCATAAGAGGTTTACCGGCGGAACTAACAGGCAAAAACCCGAATTGGTATCCAGAAAAAATAAGTAGAGAGATTTCCTCTTTAAAGTTTGATGTTACCTTCTTTGAAAGGTTCAAAAAATTATTCCATAGTTCATTGGTATCGTGCTCTGCTGCGCCTTCTTCTTGATGATGAAGGTTTATTTTTTTAATTTCTTGTTTTATCAAAGTTCCATTCTGATCCACAATCGCTACTTTCATGTTCGTTGTTCCCACATCTAGAACTAAAACATATTTCATTTAGAAAAACTCCTTTTCGTTTATTTTTTAAGAAAATTCTTTAATAATTTTTTCTATGACTTGTGGATTTACTACTTGTTCAGGAATTTTTCCACTCATTAATTTTTCAATGTCTTCAACCATCTTTTCATCCATATTTCGCAAAGAATATTTTCCATAACCACCAATATGAGGAATTATAAAAACGTTTGGTAATTTTAGTAGCTGGCTACTTTGATCAATAGGTTCAGTTTCTAAAACGTCAAGTCCAGCTGCTGAAACTTTTCCTTCTTTTAAAGCTTCAACAAAATCAGCTTCGTTGATTAATTCACCTCTAGCAGTATTTACTATTACTACGCCATCTTTCATTAAATCAAACGCCTTTTTATCTATAAAATGGTAATTTCCTTTATTTAAAGATGCATTTAAACTAATTACATCAGATCCTTTTAAGATCTCTTCAAAACTAGCAGGTGTAACACCTGTTTTTTCTATAACTTTGTCAGCAATATATGGATCATAAGCAAGAACTTTTGAATTAAATCCCTCTTTTACTATTTCACCTACACGGCTTCCAATATTCCCATATCCAATGATTCCAACTGTCAATCTAGAGAGTTCATTTCCCACAAACTTTTTTCTCTCGTCCCATTTATTTTCTAAAACAGCTTTGTTAGCGGGTATTATTTGTCTTAAACAGAGTAGCATCATAGCTACTGCAATTTCAGCTACGGAATCTCTCTCGTGAATACCCAAAACTCTTGTAACCATTACACCATTTTGAGTGGCTGCATCAATGTCAACGTTGTTATATCCAATTCCATGTCTAGCTATTAGCTTAACATCTTTGTTGTATTGAAAGAACTCTTGAGAGAAAGTTGGCGTAACACTTGCAATTACAAACTTATAACCTTTCAATTTGTTTGCTAATTCTTTACCAGATATTTTTGGGTCAACCGATATTCTTTCTATAAGGCCTATCTTTTTTAATCTTTGCATGAGATCAGGAAAATATATTCCAAAAGTACTTGAATTTACTATCGCGATATTATAGTTTTTATCAGACAACTTTATCCCCCCTCAATCTTTAGATATTGTGGATATCTTGCCATTCGGTATGGAAAACGCCTTCTTTATCTCTTCTTTCGTAAGTATGGGCACCAAAATAATCTCTTTGAGCTTGAATCAGGTTTGCTGGAAGTTCTTTAGAACTTAGTCCATCAAAATAGTCAAGAGCTGAACTAAAAGCAGGAATAGGGATGTTAGCTTTTTTTATTTCTGAAACAACTTTTCTTAATTCTGGGATTCTATTCTGAAATTCATTTTTAAATTCATTAGAAATAATTAAGTTTATCAAATGTGGATCATTTTTGAAAGATTTTTGAATGGGTTTTAAGAGGGCTGATCTTATTATACACCCATCTTCCCATATTCGTGCAACTTCGGATAAATCTAGATTGTATCCGTACTCGTTGGAAGCAACTTGTAACAATTTCATTCCCTCTGTATATGCAATTACGGTTGCTATGAACAAAGCATTTTTTAAGGAATAAATGAAATCTTCTTTAAGATTACTTTCAATAGTGGTTTTATATATTTTTTCTATCTTTATTCTTTCCTCTTTTATTGAAGAAAGGGTTCTTGCATTTACTGCAGCGTTGATCGTTGGAATAGATATATTTAAATCGAGGGCATCCTGAACGCTCCATTTACCTGTTCCTTTTTGTTTTGCACTATCTAAAATAACATCCACAATGGGTTTTCCTGTTTCTTCATCTACCCAATCTAAAATTTTGTAGGTTATTTCCATCAAGTAAGATTGATGTTCTTCGTTCCACTCCTTAAATAAGTTACTCATCTCTTTTGGAGATAATTTAAATACTTTTCTCATAATATCATATGTTTCTGAAATAAGTTCCATAATAGCGTATTCTATACCGTTATGAACCATTTTTACATAATGACCACTTGATTTTGGCCCTAAATAAGTTACACAGGGTCCGTCTTGTGTTTTTGCAGCTGTAGCTTCAAGTATTTCTTTAACTTCTTCGTATGCTGATTTATCTCCTCCGGGCATAATAGAAGGTCCGTGTAATGCTCCATATTCCCCTCCGCTAACACCTGTACCTAAGAATCTAATATGTTTTTGAGAAAGATATTCAGATCTTCTATCCGTATCTTTATAATAAGAGTTTCCTCCATCGATTATTATGTCTCCTTCTTCTAAATAAGGGAGCAATTCTTTAATAACACCATCAACAGGGTTTCCGGCTTTAACCATCAGCATAATTTTTCTTGGAGTTTTTAAAGAATCTACTAATTCCTTAATATTGTATGTTCCTAATATGTTTTTGTTTCTTGCTCTTTCTTCTACAAATCTTTGGGTTTTTTCAGAATGTCTATTGTATACAGAAACTATAAATCCTTTTGATTCCATGTTAAGTGCAAGATTTTGTCCCATA
It encodes:
- the gndA gene encoding NADP-dependent phosphogluconate dehydrogenase, whose amino-acid sequence is MDQGKSDIAVVGMAVMGQNLALNMESKGFIVSVYNRHSEKTQRFVEERARNKNILGTYNIKELVDSLKTPRKIMLMVKAGNPVDGVIKELLPYLEEGDIIIDGGNSYYKDTDRRSEYLSQKHIRFLGTGVSGGEYGALHGPSIMPGGDKSAYEEVKEILEATAAKTQDGPCVTYLGPKSSGHYVKMVHNGIEYAIMELISETYDIMRKVFKLSPKEMSNLFKEWNEEHQSYLMEITYKILDWVDEETGKPIVDVILDSAKQKGTGKWSVQDALDLNISIPTINAAVNARTLSSIKEERIKIEKIYKTTIESNLKEDFIYSLKNALFIATVIAYTEGMKLLQVASNEYGYNLDLSEVARIWEDGCIIRSALLKPIQKSFKNDPHLINLIISNEFKNEFQNRIPELRKVVSEIKKANIPIPAFSSALDYFDGLSSKELPANLIQAQRDYFGAHTYERRDKEGVFHTEWQDIHNI
- a CDS encoding gluconokinase, whose product is MKYVLVLDVGTTNMKVAIVDQNGTLIKQEIKKINLHHQEEGAAEHDTNELWNNFLNLSKKVTSNFKEEISLLIFSGYQFGFLPVSSAGKPLMGMVTLLDTRSKNIMNDVEKKYSLEEIYKKTGCPPAFNYTIARILWLKKEKPEIFSKTYKFLDIKSFFTYKLTGNYYTEASLASVTQLLDIESQKWDDDLVSKIGISKEQLPELVAGNVIVDKINKEVAKKIGLNYEIPIMLGVYDGGAMILGMGGYKNSAVCNLGTTAMFRSAYNQPLLDKTGLNRLQTYALLPGMWAIGGAVNNAGVVIDWFKNNLAKEVDYEEISNKASKIKAGSEGVICFPFLTGERDPRIGSLSSGSFFGLKTHHNLNHMARSIYEGIGYGLNMIKTALEENSVKFDKLIIGGSGSKSNAWVQILADIFNLPITKSKTENATLIGESMLAFTTLGVYNNIEEAGKIMIKTEETFEPQFNSVELYKKYYAFFVKMVEKYKDMYFLHNELLN
- a CDS encoding D-isomer specific 2-hydroxyacid dehydrogenase family protein produces the protein MQRLKKIGLIERISVDPKISGKELANKLKGYKFVIASVTPTFSQEFFQYNKDVKLIARHGIGYNNVDIDAATQNGVMVTRVLGIHERDSVAEIAVAMMLLCLRQIIPANKAVLENKWDERKKFVGNELSRLTVGIIGYGNIGSRVGEIVKEGFNSKVLAYDPYIADKVIEKTGVTPASFEEILKGSDVISLNASLNKGNYHFIDKKAFDLMKDGVVIVNTARGELINEADFVEALKEGKVSAAGLDVLETEPIDQSSQLLKLPNVFIIPHIGGYGKYSLRNMDEKMVEDIEKLMSGKIPEQVVNPQVIEKIIKEFS